A window from Cyanobacteria bacterium FACHB-DQ100 encodes these proteins:
- a CDS encoding DUF433 domain-containing protein: protein MNPLLDRITQTPGQCGGRPCIRGMRIRVSDILEMLAENVSSTEILEDFPDLEPEDIQACLLFAAPQLTFSTARIESDLHF, encoded by the coding sequence ATGAATCCTCTCCTCGATCGCATTACCCAAACGCCCGGACAGTGCGGCGGTCGTCCCTGTATTCGCGGCATGAGAATCCGAGTCAGCGACATTCTAGAAATGCTTGCCGAGAATGTCAGCAGCACAGAAATTTTAGAAGACTTCCCCGATCTAGAACCTGAGGACATCCAAGCTTGTCTGCTCTTTGCCGCGCCGCAATTGACTTTTTCAACCGCTAGGATAGAATCTGACCTTCACTTTTGA
- a CDS encoding aldo/keto reductase yields the protein MLYRRFGRTELQMPVFSCGGMRYQYKWQDVPRDQVPSDNQANLEATIRRAFALGIHHIETARGYGSSEMQLGQILPKLPREKLISQTKVVPMADPKAFRNTFERSLKYLKLDYVDLLGLHGINNAETLEQALRCLEVVRKLQDQGKVRSVGFSTHGSTEIITQAIETDQFDYVNLHWYYINQQNWSAIEAATRHDMGVFIISPSNKGGNLYNPPQRLVDLCAPLSPIVFNNLFCLSHPQVHTLSIGAAKPSDFDEHLKTLDLLDRADELLPPILQRLEQAAIDRLGADWVKRWQTGLPTVDETPGRLNLHTILWLRNLAIAYDLVDYAKMRYNLLGQGSHWFPGARVNEIDIAALRPCLAASPFADRIPELLHETHQLLGGEAVKRLSEQ from the coding sequence ATGCTGTACCGACGTTTTGGACGCACTGAACTTCAGATGCCTGTATTTTCGTGCGGGGGAATGCGCTATCAATACAAATGGCAAGATGTCCCTCGCGATCAAGTTCCGTCAGACAATCAGGCAAACTTAGAAGCCACCATTCGACGAGCCTTCGCGTTAGGAATTCATCACATCGAAACCGCACGCGGCTATGGATCTTCGGAAATGCAGTTGGGTCAAATTTTGCCAAAACTCCCCCGCGAAAAGCTGATCTCCCAAACCAAAGTTGTGCCAATGGCAGATCCAAAGGCGTTTCGCAATACGTTTGAACGATCGCTCAAATACCTCAAACTGGATTACGTCGATCTCTTGGGACTGCATGGAATTAACAATGCAGAAACCTTAGAACAGGCACTGCGCTGCCTAGAAGTCGTGCGAAAGCTACAAGACCAAGGAAAAGTCCGATCGGTGGGATTTTCCACGCACGGATCGACCGAGATTATTACCCAAGCGATCGAAACCGACCAGTTCGATTACGTCAATTTGCACTGGTACTACATCAATCAGCAAAACTGGAGCGCGATCGAAGCCGCAACCCGTCACGATATGGGCGTTTTCATCATCAGCCCCTCCAACAAAGGCGGCAACCTCTACAATCCACCCCAGCGCTTGGTGGATCTCTGTGCGCCGCTTTCCCCGATTGTGTTTAACAATCTCTTCTGTCTGAGCCATCCGCAAGTCCACACCCTCAGCATCGGAGCCGCAAAACCGAGCGATTTCGACGAACACCTGAAAACCTTAGACCTGCTCGATCGTGCCGATGAACTCCTCCCCCCAATTCTTCAGCGACTAGAGCAAGCAGCAATCGATCGTCTCGGTGCCGATTGGGTAAAACGCTGGCAAACTGGATTACCCACAGTTGACGAAACTCCCGGACGGCTGAATCTGCACACGATTTTATGGTTACGAAATTTAGCGATCGCTTACGATTTGGTCGATTACGCCAAAATGCGCTACAACCTTCTTGGTCAAGGCAGCCACTGGTTTCCGGGAGCGCGGGTGAATGAAATCGACATCGCAGCCCTGCGACCCTGCTTAGCTGCCAGTCCCTTTGCCGATCGCATCCCAGAATTACTGCACGAAACCCACCAACTGCTAGGCGGTGAAGCCGTCAAGCGATTATCCGAGCAATAA
- the coaD gene encoding pantetheine-phosphate adenylyltransferase: MIAIYPGSFDPITYGHLDIIKRGALLFDRVIVAVLRNPNKTPLFSVQERLDQIKIAAHHLPNVEVDSFEGLTVTYAQMRGATALIRGLRAVSDFEMELQMAHTNKTLSTQIETVFLATSNEHSFLSSSVVREIARFGGSIDHLVPTHVAEDIYRCYAKTHPASPQTEPTPAIVATTFSE, from the coding sequence GTGATAGCCATCTACCCCGGCAGCTTTGACCCGATTACCTACGGACATCTCGACATTATCAAGCGAGGTGCGCTATTGTTCGATCGCGTCATTGTTGCCGTGTTGCGAAATCCTAACAAAACCCCGCTCTTTAGCGTTCAAGAGCGCCTCGATCAAATTAAGATCGCGGCTCACCACCTTCCCAACGTTGAAGTCGATAGTTTTGAAGGGTTAACTGTGACTTACGCTCAAATGCGGGGAGCGACCGCCCTGATTCGAGGATTACGCGCTGTCTCAGATTTTGAGATGGAGTTGCAGATGGCACACACAAATAAGACGCTATCGACTCAGATCGAGACCGTATTCCTTGCGACCTCGAACGAGCACAGCTTCCTCAGCAGCAGTGTGGTCAGAGAAATCGCCCGCTTTGGTGGATCGATCGATCACCTGGTTCCTACCCACGTCGCCGAAGATATTTACCGATGTTACGCCAAGACCCACCCAGCATCACCCCAGACGGAGCCAACCCCAGCGATCGTCGCCACGACGTTCAGCGAGTAG
- the fabI gene encoding enoyl-ACP reductase FabI produces MLDLTGKNALVTGIANNRSIAWGIAQQLHKAGANIGITYLPDEKGKAEKKVAELTESLQPSLFLPLNVQDEAQIESAFNTVRDKWGKLDILIHCLAFANREDLSGDFSNTSRSGFSLALDVSAYSLIQLAGAAKPLMTEGGSIVTLTYLGGVKVIPNYNVMGIAKAALEMNVRYLASELGQNNIRVNAISAGPIRTLASSAVGGILDMIHHVEEVAPLRRTVTQIEVGNTAAFLCSDLSSGITGQVIYVDAGYEIMGMTGSKAAE; encoded by the coding sequence ATGCTAGACCTGACTGGAAAAAACGCACTTGTAACGGGAATTGCTAACAATCGCTCGATCGCATGGGGCATTGCTCAACAGTTACACAAAGCAGGCGCAAACATTGGAATTACTTATCTACCCGACGAAAAAGGCAAAGCAGAAAAGAAAGTCGCAGAACTGACCGAATCCTTGCAGCCGAGTTTATTTCTGCCGTTAAATGTGCAGGATGAGGCTCAGATCGAATCCGCATTTAACACCGTGCGCGACAAATGGGGCAAGTTAGACATCCTGATTCATTGTCTTGCCTTTGCCAACAGAGAAGATTTATCTGGAGACTTCTCCAACACTTCGCGCAGTGGGTTTTCTCTTGCACTCGATGTCAGTGCTTATTCGCTGATCCAGCTTGCCGGAGCCGCAAAGCCCCTGATGACCGAAGGCGGTAGCATTGTCACCCTAACTTACCTGGGTGGCGTAAAAGTGATTCCGAACTACAACGTCATGGGAATCGCCAAGGCTGCCTTAGAAATGAATGTGCGTTATCTCGCATCAGAACTCGGTCAGAACAATATTCGCGTGAATGCTATCTCGGCAGGCCCGATTCGCACGTTGGCTTCTTCTGCGGTCGGCGGCATTCTCGATATGATTCACCACGTCGAGGAAGTTGCGCCACTGCGTCGGACTGTGACTCAGATTGAAGTTGGTAACACGGCAGCGTTTCTCTGTAGTGACTTGTCGAGCGGTATCACCGGACAAGTGATTTACGTCGATGCGGGCTACGAAATCATGGGAATGACCGGATCAAAAGCGGCGGAGTAA
- the aac(3)-I gene encoding AAC(3)-I family aminoglycoside N-acetyltransferase, with the protein MLTIFGEAFNEVETYSGNRPSVTYLKRLLNSGYFIGIAAVQDSEVVGGIAAYELMKFEQERSEIYIYDLAVAAIHRRKGIATALIRELKQIAQDRGAYVIFVQADIDDEPAIALYTKLGIREEVLHFDIAVEDGNGTA; encoded by the coding sequence ATGTTGACAATCTTTGGCGAAGCCTTTAATGAAGTGGAGACCTACAGCGGGAATCGACCTAGTGTGACTTATCTCAAGCGTCTGCTCAACAGCGGCTACTTCATTGGGATCGCTGCTGTGCAGGACAGCGAAGTTGTAGGCGGTATCGCAGCCTATGAGTTGATGAAGTTCGAGCAAGAGCGCAGCGAGATCTACATCTATGATTTGGCTGTTGCCGCAATTCATCGTCGTAAGGGTATCGCGACAGCATTGATTCGGGAGCTTAAGCAGATCGCCCAAGACCGAGGAGCATACGTTATTTTCGTGCAGGCAGATATCGATGATGAACCCGCGATCGCGCTGTACACGAAATTGGGCATTCGCGAAGAAGTGCTTCATTTCGACATAGCAGTTGAGGATGGCAATGGCACTGCATAA
- a CDS encoding type II toxin-antitoxin system VapC family toxin, protein MYVTQFEQAFNGATQLFLDTAPAIYYIERNSSYFAIVQRIFQGVQNNTFQAVTSPITLSECLILPTRQGLLALQQEFNAAIVNGENTILQSIDAVIGRKAAELRVKYNLKLPDALQVGTAIVAGCYVFLTNDSALKRVQELRVVVIGDLVI, encoded by the coding sequence ATATATGTCACGCAATTTGAGCAAGCTTTCAACGGCGCAACCCAACTTTTCTTAGACACAGCCCCAGCCATCTATTATATTGAACGGAACTCTAGTTACTTTGCGATCGTTCAACGTATCTTTCAAGGCGTACAAAATAATACCTTTCAAGCTGTTACCTCGCCAATCACTTTATCAGAATGCTTGATCTTACCAACACGCCAGGGTTTGTTAGCACTGCAACAGGAATTTAACGCAGCAATTGTGAACGGGGAGAACACAATTCTTCAGTCAATCGATGCAGTCATAGGACGAAAGGCAGCAGAATTGAGAGTGAAATATAATTTGAAACTGCCAGATGCTCTCCAAGTTGGGACAGCTATCGTGGCTGGGTGCTATGTTTTTCTTACAAATGATTCAGCCTTAAAGCGAGTTCAGGAATTGAGAGTGGTGGTCATCGGAGATTTAGTAATTTGA
- a CDS encoding SMI1/KNR4 family protein, which yields MQRINFQGITFISDAPLSTVSIKELEAIEARLGFTFPGDYRAFISTLGFGETEFHVQAFPPLDQNLFEPRDRLAEFWFWGRSSQILTQTHAVECVGFFGSADGDTILFHPLDRNRWYILPHEEEEAILVQSFQELSAYFLQRYDDLQAPYEFEPWSDINIHAATQDS from the coding sequence ATGCAAAGAATCAATTTCCAGGGCATTACATTTATTTCTGACGCACCACTATCTACTGTTTCTATCAAGGAATTAGAAGCTATCGAAGCGCGACTAGGATTTACGTTTCCAGGAGATTATCGAGCATTTATTAGCACTTTAGGTTTTGGGGAAACCGAGTTTCATGTACAAGCATTCCCACCTCTAGATCAAAATTTATTTGAGCCACGTGATCGGCTGGCTGAGTTCTGGTTCTGGGGTAGAAGCTCACAGATTTTGACACAAACTCATGCAGTGGAATGTGTGGGATTTTTTGGCAGTGCTGATGGGGATACCATTCTCTTTCACCCGCTTGATCGAAATCGGTGGTATATCCTTCCACATGAAGAAGAGGAAGCTATCTTAGTGCAGTCATTTCAGGAGCTTAGTGCGTATTTTTTACAGCGTTATGATGATTTACAGGCTCCTTACGAATTTGAACCGTGGTCAGATATTAATATTCATGCTGCAACACAAGATAGCTGA
- a CDS encoding adenosine deaminase: MALYAELHRHLGGSVVPRILWRYLERSESELIDRFSAYAEFEDFYTRPRNTLDEYLELHTIVEGVQTAEALPYFIYRLMRGAYIFENLAYLELRYTPYLRTNPNLDQSHRIEQMIEIAQIVGRASQLKEYPIVSSQILCMHSKLPYEVNRAIVELAAQMPEYICAIDLAGGDSYYGERLEEFIGLFEYARSLNLHTTCHLYETEGNYPELLPFLDRIGHGIQIPLRYPHLLGEVAQRGQCLEVCPTTYLKTGTLQEVRQLKQVFDQCFDAGVDIAICTDNAGLNDVRLPFEYETLLTQDVIGFEELEVCQDAAFRHAFAWQYAQRPASLIDRLLKSEAS, encoded by the coding sequence GTGGCTTTATACGCAGAATTGCATCGTCACTTAGGCGGCTCGGTTGTCCCTCGCATTTTGTGGCGCTATTTAGAACGCAGCGAATCGGAATTAATCGATCGCTTTTCCGCTTATGCTGAATTTGAAGATTTTTACACTCGTCCGCGTAACACGCTCGATGAGTATTTGGAACTGCATACGATCGTCGAAGGTGTGCAAACGGCTGAGGCGTTGCCCTATTTCATCTATCGCTTGATGCGGGGCGCGTACATTTTCGAGAATTTGGCGTACTTGGAACTTCGCTATACGCCTTATTTGCGAACGAATCCGAACTTGGATCAGTCGCATCGCATCGAGCAGATGATCGAAATTGCTCAGATTGTCGGTCGTGCCAGTCAGTTGAAAGAATATCCGATCGTCAGCAGTCAGATTCTCTGTATGCACTCGAAATTGCCGTATGAGGTGAATCGAGCGATCGTGGAGTTGGCGGCTCAGATGCCGGAGTATATTTGCGCGATCGATTTGGCGGGCGGTGATTCGTATTACGGGGAACGGTTGGAGGAGTTTATCGGGCTGTTTGAATATGCGCGATCGCTCAATCTCCATACAACTTGTCACCTGTACGAAACGGAAGGCAATTATCCCGAACTGCTACCGTTTTTGGATCGGATCGGGCATGGCATTCAAATTCCGCTCCGTTACCCACATTTGCTGGGAGAAGTAGCGCAACGAGGTCAGTGCTTAGAAGTCTGTCCGACCACTTACCTGAAAACGGGGACGCTTCAGGAAGTTCGGCAACTGAAACAGGTGTTTGATCAGTGTTTTGATGCAGGCGTGGATATTGCGATCTGTACTGATAACGCGGGTCTGAATGATGTGCGGTTGCCGTTTGAGTATGAAACGCTGCTGACTCAGGATGTGATTGGGTTTGAAGAGTTGGAGGTTTGTCAGGATGCGGCGTTCCGTCATGCGTTTGCGTGGCAATATGCACAACGTCCGGCATCGTTGATCGATCGGCTTTTGAAGTCTGAAGCGAGTTAG
- the ccsB gene encoding c-type cytochrome biogenesis protein CcsB, translating to MDLVALQGILDNLSFAVLFATMLIYWVGAAFPQIPYASALGTAGMAIANLSTATLLAARWIEAGYFPLSNLYESLFFLVWGITTMHLIAENMSKSKLVGVVTAPVAMAITAFAALTLPDTMQASAPLVPALKSNWLMMHVSVMMLSYATLMVGSLLAIAFLVITRGQNIELRGSSIGTGSYREKSYQLHRSEEMNANSGGTAVLERTTLSPQRLTLADTLDNISYRVIGLGFPLLTIGIIAGGVWANEAWGSYWSWDPKETWAFITWLVFAAYLHARITKGWQGRRPAILAAVGFVVVWVCYLGVNLLGKGLHSYGWFL from the coding sequence ATGGATTTGGTTGCGCTTCAAGGGATTTTAGATAACTTATCCTTTGCCGTTTTATTTGCCACGATGCTGATTTACTGGGTCGGTGCAGCCTTTCCACAGATTCCTTACGCATCGGCTTTAGGCACCGCAGGAATGGCGATCGCCAACCTTTCAACCGCGACGCTGCTTGCCGCTCGCTGGATCGAAGCGGGCTATTTTCCCCTGAGCAACCTTTATGAATCGCTCTTTTTCCTGGTTTGGGGCATTACTACGATGCACCTGATCGCTGAGAACATGAGCAAAAGTAAGCTGGTTGGAGTCGTTACGGCTCCGGTTGCGATGGCAATTACGGCATTTGCAGCCCTCACTCTACCCGACACGATGCAAGCCTCTGCCCCTCTGGTTCCGGCTTTGAAATCCAACTGGTTAATGATGCATGTCAGCGTCATGATGTTGAGCTACGCCACGCTGATGGTCGGATCGTTACTGGCGATCGCCTTTCTCGTCATTACTCGCGGACAAAATATCGAACTCCGAGGAAGCTCGATCGGAACGGGCAGCTACCGCGAAAAATCCTACCAACTGCACCGCTCAGAAGAAATGAATGCGAACTCTGGCGGAACTGCCGTTTTAGAGCGCACAACCCTTTCTCCTCAGCGCTTGACCTTAGCCGACACCTTAGATAACATCAGCTACCGCGTCATTGGGTTAGGCTTTCCGCTATTGACGATCGGCATTATTGCAGGCGGCGTTTGGGCAAACGAAGCTTGGGGATCGTACTGGAGTTGGGATCCAAAAGAAACCTGGGCGTTCATTACCTGGCTTGTGTTTGCAGCTTATCTTCATGCCCGGATCACCAAAGGTTGGCAGGGTCGGAGACCTGCAATTCTCGCCGCAGTCGGCTTCGTCGTGGTTTGGGTTTGCTATTTGGGCGTGAATCTGCTCGGTAAAGGACTCCATAGCTACGGATGGTTCTTATAA
- a CDS encoding KGK domain-containing protein translates to MDNGFTPMNEDEVLFVDRGRVLMGNPTFKVSEFLDELAQAVSDNSSDWSEDCEAWFDEGLECEALRLTSGAGWQRGRVRIRLEFAPLRPQERLPERSSARQPEPLGKPEPLTDRLRPRNIDDIYAAEDDY, encoded by the coding sequence ATGGATAATGGATTTACCCCAATGAATGAAGATGAAGTCTTGTTCGTCGATCGCGGTCGCGTTTTGATGGGCAATCCGACTTTCAAAGTCAGCGAATTTCTAGATGAGCTGGCACAAGCCGTCAGCGATAACTCAAGCGATTGGTCAGAAGATTGTGAAGCTTGGTTTGATGAAGGCTTAGAGTGCGAGGCGCTGCGGCTCACTTCTGGTGCAGGATGGCAACGAGGTAGAGTCCGAATCCGGTTAGAATTTGCGCCGCTTAGACCCCAAGAACGATTACCGGAGCGCTCTTCTGCTCGGCAGCCTGAGCCTTTGGGCAAGCCTGAACCGCTCACCGATCGACTCCGCCCCCGAAATATTGACGATATTTACGCTGCCGAAGACGATTACTAA
- the tilS gene encoding tRNA lysidine(34) synthetase TilS, which produces MAQSWTPLHAQIHRTIRQRQLLHKNQSIVIAVSGGQDSLCLAQLLVDLRSRWNWQLAIAHCDHRWRSDSQANAEYVATLAQQWNLPFYLKTADSAPSSEAAAREWRYAQLQSISGKSAIVTGHTASDRAETLLFNLIRGSGADGLQSLHWTRSLSSTQTLVRPLLELTRSQTGDFCRDRHLQIWEDSTNSDLTYARNRIRQELIPYLKTYFNPQTEQHLAQTIELLSAEVEYLENAAYEIYEQAISPDGLDRQVLRQAPIALQRRVMRQFLARSLNFNPNFEQVEKLVALIAAPNRSRTDPLIKTTIAQVRGNFICLSQIS; this is translated from the coding sequence ATGGCGCAATCTTGGACACCGCTCCATGCTCAAATTCATCGCACAATTCGCCAACGCCAGCTCTTACACAAAAATCAATCGATCGTCATTGCCGTCTCTGGTGGACAAGATTCACTCTGCCTTGCTCAACTGCTTGTAGATTTACGATCTCGCTGGAATTGGCAACTCGCGATCGCGCATTGTGATCACCGCTGGCGCTCTGATTCCCAAGCTAATGCCGAGTATGTAGCAACCCTAGCTCAACAGTGGAACCTACCGTTTTATCTAAAGACTGCTGACTCTGCGCCCAGCAGCGAAGCGGCTGCTAGAGAATGGCGTTATGCTCAGCTTCAATCGATCTCAGGCAAAAGCGCAATCGTCACGGGACATACGGCAAGCGATCGGGCTGAAACGCTCTTATTCAACTTAATTCGCGGCAGCGGAGCCGACGGATTGCAATCCCTTCATTGGACACGATCGCTCAGCTCAACTCAAACGCTAGTGCGTCCACTATTGGAATTGACCCGATCTCAAACCGGTGACTTCTGCCGCGATCGTCATCTTCAAATTTGGGAAGACAGCACAAACTCGGATCTGACTTATGCTCGAAATCGAATTCGACAGGAACTTATTCCCTATCTAAAAACGTATTTTAATCCTCAAACCGAGCAACACTTAGCCCAAACGATCGAACTTCTCTCCGCAGAAGTCGAGTATTTAGAGAATGCTGCCTATGAAATCTACGAACAAGCAATTTCACCCGATGGTTTAGATCGTCAAGTTTTGCGTCAAGCTCCGATCGCCCTCCAGCGCCGAGTGATGCGGCAGTTTTTAGCGCGATCGCTCAACTTCAATCCCAATTTTGAGCAAGTTGAAAAACTGGTTGCACTGATCGCTGCGCCAAACCGATCGCGCACCGATCCATTGATCAAAACGACGATCGCGCAAGTCCGTGGCAACTTCATTTGTCTCAGTCAGATTTCTTAA
- a CDS encoding DUF4388 domain-containing protein has protein sequence MQGQLSEIDIRSILQLIELGQRTGELFVEAYSPQSSGALNRRHLRHSSVDHYPSWFVFFLNGQIIYAGETESDLSRLRDYLHRYRLEATIDQIPASSIATFNTPEYGCLWALLENHLVTPAQGRSILRGMVQETLFDLLSLHQGSFVFELGNPLTPQLLTLEIAPLAMKMLKQIQEWKQLHPQLHSPDQCLLIAEAARLKAALPEATFQALDRYLDGQTSIRQIARYLNRDISTVARAVYPYLQRGWLQADHAVSPSQPASELSLQIKAPKVVCIDDSPTIGKAVELMLNRNGYEITTIENPLSALSLVFQLKPDFILCDIAMPELDGYELCAMLRQSTAFRHTPIVMLTGKDGFIDRVRARMVGATDYLTKPFGEHEILMLLEKYIGIGQPDPIPTTAQILDALEAELRLNPS, from the coding sequence ATGCAAGGACAGTTAAGCGAAATTGATATCAGAAGTATTCTGCAACTGATCGAACTCGGTCAGCGCACGGGTGAATTATTTGTTGAGGCTTACTCGCCGCAATCGTCTGGTGCGCTCAATCGTCGTCACCTTCGGCACAGTAGCGTTGATCATTATCCGTCCTGGTTTGTCTTTTTTCTCAACGGTCAGATCATCTATGCCGGGGAAACAGAGTCGGATTTATCCCGCTTACGCGATTATTTACATCGGTATCGCTTAGAAGCCACGATCGACCAAATTCCGGCATCGTCGATCGCGACCTTCAACACCCCAGAGTACGGCTGTCTTTGGGCACTACTAGAAAATCATCTCGTCACACCCGCTCAAGGGCGCAGTATTCTCCGAGGCATGGTACAGGAGACGCTGTTTGATTTGCTCAGTCTCCATCAAGGCTCATTTGTGTTTGAGCTAGGAAATCCACTGACCCCTCAACTGCTAACGCTGGAAATTGCACCCCTAGCGATGAAAATGTTGAAGCAGATTCAAGAGTGGAAACAGCTCCATCCACAGCTTCATTCTCCGGATCAATGTCTCTTGATTGCAGAGGCAGCAAGACTTAAAGCCGCACTTCCCGAAGCCACGTTTCAAGCACTTGATCGCTACCTGGACGGACAAACTTCCATTCGCCAAATCGCTCGATATCTGAATCGTGATATTTCTACGGTTGCACGGGCAGTCTATCCGTATCTTCAGCGCGGTTGGCTACAGGCCGACCACGCCGTTTCACCCTCACAGCCTGCTTCGGAACTGTCTTTGCAGATCAAGGCTCCTAAAGTCGTCTGCATTGATGACAGCCCAACGATTGGGAAGGCAGTAGAATTAATGCTAAATCGCAATGGTTACGAAATTACGACGATCGAAAATCCACTGAGTGCCTTGAGTTTGGTGTTTCAACTCAAGCCCGATTTTATTCTGTGCGATATTGCAATGCCAGAGCTAGATGGATATGAACTCTGTGCCATGCTGCGACAATCGACCGCATTTCGGCACACCCCGATCGTCATGTTGACCGGCAAAGATGGATTTATCGATCGGGTGCGGGCGCGAATGGTAGGGGCAACTGATTATTTAACCAAACCGTTTGGAGAACATGAAATTCTGATGCTGCTTGAAAAATATATTGGGATTGGACAACCTGACCCAATTCCAACAACCGCGCAAATTTTGGATGCTTTAGAAGCAGAGCTTCGTTTAAATCCCTCGTAA
- a CDS encoding response regulator, with the protein MSTVLVVEDSVTQREMITNLLKGSGIAVTIATDGVEALEHIEKHCPDLVVLDIVMPRMNGYEVCRRLKADPKTQKVPVVMCSSKGEEFDRYWGMKQGADAYIAKPFQPTELVGTVKQLLRS; encoded by the coding sequence ATGAGTACAGTTTTAGTCGTGGAAGATAGCGTCACTCAGCGAGAAATGATTACGAATCTACTCAAAGGCAGTGGAATCGCCGTGACGATCGCGACCGATGGCGTAGAAGCCTTGGAACACATTGAGAAGCACTGTCCCGATTTAGTGGTGTTGGATATCGTCATGCCTCGAATGAATGGGTACGAGGTCTGTCGTCGGCTTAAAGCAGATCCAAAGACTCAAAAAGTACCTGTCGTGATGTGTTCCTCAAAAGGAGAAGAGTTCGATCGCTATTGGGGCATGAAGCAGGGCGCAGATGCCTATATTGCCAAGCCCTTTCAGCCGACCGAACTCGTGGGTACGGTGAAACAATTGTTGCGTAGTTAG
- a CDS encoding chemotaxis protein CheW — translation MVGSPDFLTGRGQDQAPEFQELESPEGELHLRFYTPSGAEFALPATGIREVLSPSPDRITPVPNVSPLLLGTLNVRGRVVWVADLGQFLGDAAALNTDRPEISVIAIEDQDIMLGLAVDRILGMEWLDIDHVQAATAVPDSVAPFLRGEWVLAQEGGQCLRLLDQVSILRSARWAA, via the coding sequence ATGGTAGGAAGTCCAGATTTCTTAACCGGAAGAGGGCAGGATCAAGCGCCCGAATTTCAAGAGCTAGAAAGCCCTGAAGGTGAGTTGCATTTGCGCTTCTATACACCGTCGGGGGCTGAATTTGCTTTGCCTGCAACTGGAATTCGCGAAGTGCTTTCTCCCTCACCGGATCGAATTACGCCTGTTCCCAATGTTTCGCCGCTCCTGCTCGGAACGCTGAATGTTCGAGGTCGAGTGGTTTGGGTGGCAGATTTGGGGCAGTTTTTAGGCGATGCGGCAGCACTCAACACCGATCGCCCAGAAATTTCAGTGATCGCGATCGAAGATCAAGATATTATGCTGGGCTTGGCGGTCGATCGCATTCTGGGGATGGAGTGGCTTGATATTGACCATGTACAAGCTGCAACCGCCGTTCCTGACTCTGTTGCACCTTTTCTACGGGGAGAATGGGTTCTCGCTCAAGAAGGGGGGCAATGTTTGCGGCTGCTCGATCAAGTTTCGATCTTACGATCGGCACGGTGGGCAGCATGA